Genomic window (Fibrobacter sp. UWP2):
GAGTCCTTGGTCCCCTTGAATTCAAAGTGGGAAACACAGCCCTCGTCCAGTTGGACGCTCTCGGTAAAGTTCAGGGTCAGCGTATCGGGAGCCTTGCCGCGGTAGCTTTTTAGGTGAGCGTTCGAAATCGTGGGTGCCATGCCGTCCCTGATGTTCAAGGGGTACTCGATGCTGTCGGCCACATAAAGCGTGGCATTACCAAAATTCATGCCGGCGTAGTCCTTGCGATCCCTCGCCGTGAGCGGCATAAACCGTTCCTGTTTCGCCTTCAGGTCCACAAGCACCTGGCGGTTGTTGGAGGGGTCCAGCGACATCTGCGCAGAGCGGACTACGTAACGGGACTTCACGCCGCTGGAATCGAGCCAGTCAAAGACAAGGCTATCAATCATCGTCGTGAGGTATTCCTGCGAAATAACTCCCAAAAAACGGAGGGAGACCAGGTCCATGCGACCGTCGCCGTCAGCGTCACGGAAGTAGTTCTGCTTGGAGTTCGGCGGGATAGGGCTCTGGATGAATGCGCCAAAAGCCCCGCTACAGAGCAGGGTCAACAAAAACGCATATTTCAACAAGGACCTACGCATCACTCCTTAATATACCATAATCCCGGCCCTCGACGGGTATCACCAGCTGCAATTTTGACAGCGTTTTGATGTGTTTCTCGAAAACGGCCTTAAAATCCTCACCCAGAACCTCCTCATCGTCATGTTCCAAGTTGTACGATACGTAGCTCCCGTCGGGGAAAATGCTGATGCAGCAGTCCCAGGTGATGTCGCCTTCCAGTTCTTCTTGGTCGTCGTCGCGGTCCTGGCTTTCGAGCATTAGCATGGGGCGCGGAGCCGGGATGGGTTCGGCGTGACCATTCTCGTAAATAAAGTAGTTACGGCTGACGAGTTCGTGTTCCAGCGCCATGGTACTGGGCACGCGGTCGAACTCGTTGCGCAGGCGACGGATGTTGCCCAGGTCGTCTTCGTAGGGGTCCTCGAAATCCTTGGGAAGCACCACCTGGTGGTAGTCGAACTTTTTTCCGCTCACGGCATAGTTGTCGAGCCACGACTGGGGCGGATCCGGACGCAACGTCAAAAAGTCCTCGAACGAGTCGAGAATGTCCTGGAGGCGGGAATTCCACGGTTCCGCCTTTTGCGACTGCACCAGGTCCATAAAGTTCTTGAGGCGTTCTTCGCCAGGGATGGACGAAAGTTCCTCGCCCGGTACACTGCTCATATCAAATTCACTCATTTTTTTCATTCCAAATCAAACATTCATTCCTGGATCCTTCGACTTCGAGGCTTCGCCTCGGAGTTCACCCTGAGCTTGTCGAATGGGCTCAGGATGACACATTACCACATTTCCTCTGTCTTCACGGTAAGGCTCATCGCGATGTCCTTCTCGTAATACGCGGGTTCGTTGATGAAAATCGGCCACACGCTAGTGCTCCCGTCCGCTTCGCCCTCGTACAAAATGTCCTTGCCGTCAAAGGTGCGGAACAGCTTGTCTCCTTTCTTGAGTTCGCAGTAGTCGTGGCCGTCCAAGTCCGGGTGGATCATCGCGGCAATCGGGGCGCCCGCCCACGCCTTGGGGTAGCCCAAGTCTCGCAGCTGGGTGTAAACATCTACTTTAATGGGGGCTCGGGTCTGGAGTTGCCCCCGGTTCCATTCCTCGGTCAGTTCCAGGTAGCGCTGGACCAGTTTCTCGGAACGCTCAAAGATGGAGGCGTTCAACGTGCCGTGCTGCTGCGGCCCAATTTCAATGCAAACGTCCGCCTTGGCGACCGTGCCAAAGTACGGCGACACGCTGCGTTCCTCGGGCTGGTAATAAATCCAGGTGTCTTCAAATTCCTGCGTGAGCACGGCGCTCGCTTTCATGGTGAACGGATCCCGCGCCGAAAGGATCAAGCACAGTCCCATGTTCGAACCCGTGTTGTGCACGTCGAGCAACAGGTCCGTTTTGGTGTTTGCGCCCTTGGGGCCAAACAATTTATTGAGTTCACGGGCGCGGCGGAACTCGTACTGGTCCACATCCGCTGTAGAGTCCAGGCAGACCTGCGAAAAAGCACGATTTAAGTCGTGATCGCGGTAACGTCGGTTGAGGCGCATGGCCTCCGGGTTGCCGTACACAAGCTGTACATTCGCACTGGGACAAAGAGTGTTGTAGCACCCGGGATTCTCCATCCACTTTTGCACCAAGGCGACCCCGGTACGTTCGTTCCCGTGGGTTCCTCCGGCAACCACAATGTTCTTGATTGTAGTCATGTTAGATATTATAGCAAAAAAAGGCGCAAGAGTTTCCTAACGGATTGCAGCGTCAATCACTTTCTAACACTTTTTTCTTATTTTTGCAGAAGAACGGAAGGAGAGATTCTATGCGCAAAACAATTATCGGTGGAGTGGCAGCAGCATTATTTGTAGCCTGTTCGGGCGAAGACGACATCGTCACCTTGGATAAAAAGCTTCTACAAGCCGAGACCATCTACGACCTGGGAAAATGCACAGATGCGCGTAAAGGCGAAGTCGTTTTTGTCGAGGACAAAGACGAGGATTTCCTCTGCTATTCAGGCAAATGGATTCCCGCCAGTGAATTTGACGCGTCTAGCGATGCGGATTCGTTCGAGAGTTCGACATCTGAAAAAAGTTCATCGTCCGAAGCGCCCTCATCTTCTTCCAGCGACAAAGCCACCGACTCCTCGGCAGAAGGCAGCTCTTCGTCCGAAGCGCCCTTGAACTCTAGCAGCAGTTCTACGCCAAGTTCCAGCAGCATGGACACAAAAGACACGCTTGTATTTGCGGACCCGCGAGACCATCGGGAATACAGGTTGGTGAAAATCGGTTCACAAACTTGGTTTGCCGAAAACCTGGATTATTCCGGAGACGAGGCAACCGGAATCTGCCTGTCGGGCAAGCAGGAATATTGCGACAAGTACGGAAAGCTGTATGAATGGGCCGACGCCGTAAAGGCGTGCCCGGCAGGCAGCCATTTACCCGAAATGAGCGAATGGCAGGCGTTGCTGGATTTTGTGGGGGAACGGTCGGCAGTCAAGCTGATGTCGGATACAGGCTGGACTTACCGCGAGGGCTTCCACGAAAACGCAGGAACCGATGATTATGGATTCGGGGTACTCCCGGGAGATTTCATGGTCAGCCCTTCTGCGGGAACAATCCCCGGAATCGATGCACATATATGGACTGCAACAGACAGCGCCGGGCAAGCATACGGGATTTACTTTGGACAGAATCTGACGGAAGCAACTCCAGGTCTCTATGCTTACGAGGAGACGGCCTGGAAATTGTCCGTGAGGTGTCTGAAAGACTAGACCTAATGGGAGGTCCGTCCCGGAGCTATTGATTCAGGTTGTTTCGGCTAGTTCAAAAGCATACTTTTGATAACAAAAAGTCAATAGGCATTTTGAAACATTCCCTATGCCACGCCCATTTATAGCATAAAAAACTATCTTTTACCCATGGACCTCGATTTCAACCGCAAGCTTTCGATAGCCCCGATGCTCGACTGCACCGACCGTCACGAACGGTATTTTTTGCGATTGCTTTCCAAGCATATTCTGCTGTACAGCGAGATGGTGGTGGCGAGCGGGCTTTTGCACTGCGACAATCCCGAGATGTTCCTCGGGCACGAGCCTCTCGAACAGCCCGCCGTGTTGCAGCTCGGCGGCAGCAATCCCACGGACCTCGCGCGAGCATCCAAGCTCGTGGAAGCGGCGGGTTTCAACGAAGTGAACCTGAATTGTGGATGCCCCTCGGACCGCGTGCAGAACGGGAACTTTGGCGCGTGCCTCATGAAGGAGAAGCATACCGTCGCCGATTGCTTCAAGGCGATGCAGGACGCCGTTTCCATCCCTGTCTCCATCAAGTGCCGCATCGGTGTGGACGAGCTCGACAGCTGGGAATTCTTCACAGATTTTGTACAAACTACCAAGGATGCCGGGTGTCGCATTTTTATTGTGCACGCCCGCAAGGCTTGGCTCAAGGGGCTCTCCCCCAAGGAGAATCGCGAAGTCCCGCCACTGCACTACGACTTTGTGCACCGCCTCAAGGCAGAAATGCCCGATTTGAACATCAGCATCAACGGTGGCATCAAGACGCTCGACCAGGTGGAAGAGCAACTGCAGGACCTGGACGGCGTGATGGTTGGCCGCGAGGCCTACGAAAACCCGTGGTTCTTGCGGGATGCCGACGAACGGATTTTTGGCGACAAGACGCCCAGCCCTTACGCCTCGCGCAAAGCCGTCTTGGAAGCGTACCTCCCCTACGTGGAGAAGCAGACTGCCGAAGGCTGCCCCGCCACCATCTTGGTGAAGCACCTCTACGGGCTCTTTACCGGGCTCCCCGGCGCCCGCAAGTACCGCCAGCTCTTGAGCAACGGCGCCCCGCGTGCCGCCGAATACGGCGGAGCCGTCGCCCTCATCCAAAAGGCGATGGACCTGGTGCAGGAAGATTAAAACCCGCGAAGGCTCCCCAACCTTCAGTGCACCGGAATCCACGACCGGCGCGAAAGCCGCACAACAAAAATGAACCCGCGGAAGCAGAGTTCGACACACATGGCCATCCAAGCGCCGCGTAGCCCGTAGATGCCCGTGAGGAACGCCGCGAGCGGGAGCCTCACCGCCCACATGCTCACAAAGTTCATAAGGCTCGGCGCGAGCGTGCGGCCCGCCCCGCGGAACACCCCCGTCGCAACGATGGACGCCGCATAGAACGGCTCCGCGAACGCCTCGATACGAAGTATCGCCGTCCCGAGGGCGCGGATTTCTTCGTCAGGCGTAAAGAACCCGATGAGCTCGGGCGCAAAGCTGTACATGAGCACGCCCGTCACCGTCATCACCGCCATGCCGAGCCCCGTGGTGAGGAAGGCGAGTTTGCGAGTGAGATCGCGGCGTTTGGCTCCAATGCTCTGCCCAATGAGCGTCGTCGCGGCCGAACCGATGCCGTAGCCCGGCATGTAGCACAGACTCTCGATGGTAATGGCAAACGAGTTCGCGGCGAGCGCCACCATGCCAAGCGGCGAGACTATGGCGGTGAACATCACGTAGGCGCTGCACATCACCACCTGTTCCAAGCCCACGGGCCACGCGATGCGGAAGGCCTCGCGAATCTGCCGCACAGAAAAGCAGATCTTTTCGCGCACGCGCAGGTGCAGGCTCTTGGAGCGGAGCAGCAAAAAGTACAGCATGAGGAGCATGATGACAAATTCCGTGAGGACCGTCCCCAAGGCGGCGCCCATCACCCCGAGCCCCGCGCCGGGAACCTGTAGTGTAAAGCCGAGGGCGTTCACCTGGTGCGGCCCAAAAATCAAGAAGAAGTTGAGCGCCACGTTCAAAAAGCAAGAAAGCACCTGCAGCGCACTCGGGAGCTTCATGTTGCCGCTGCACTGAAGCATGCCCGCCGCCATGCCGTTCAGCTGCATCGCGGGGAGCCCAAGCGAAATAATCAAAAAATAGAGAGCCGCGTTGTGGTGTATGCCGGAGTCCGCCCCCAAAATCACCGGAATTCGATTGTGCATAAACACGCCGAACGCCGCGAGCAGCAAGCTAAAGCAAAGGCCAAAAAGCAGTCCCACCTTCACTAGGTTCCGCGCCTGGAACTCTCGCTTGCCGCCAATGGCGTGGGCTATCTGCACGGTAAAGCCCATGCTGACCGCGTGCGTGAGGCAGCCCAGGAGCCACGTACTCGAGGCCACGAGCCCAATGGACGCCGCCTCGCTCGAACCCAGGTGTCCGACCATTGAAGCGTCGATGTACTCCATCGCTATGACCGAGATTTGCGCGAGGATGCCGGGGACACTCAGCTGCGCAATCAAGAGCAGCATCTGCTTGAGGCTCATCGCCTTCCCGTCACGTACCAGTTCCAAGCGATCCATGAATTAGTGCTTAGTGGTTGATATATATGCTTTTATCCTTTCTAGGGCTTCGTTGAGGATCGCCCGAGGGCAGGCGATGTTCATACGGAGGAACCCCTCGCCTGCATCGCCGTAAATGACTCCCTTCGAGATGAACACATGCGCATTCTCGCGGAGTTCGCGCTCAAGCACTGCGGATGTGACGCCGCGCGCCTTGCAGTATTCGCGGCAGTCGAGCCACAATAGGTACGTCGCCTCGGATGGCACGAGCTTCATTTGCGGGATGTTTGCGGACAGGTACGCCGCCACGTATTCGCGGTTCGCCTGTATGTACTCGAGGAGTGCGTCGAGCCAGGGTTCGCCCTCGGTGTAGGCGGCGATGGCCGCCTGGATGGCAAACGCGTTGGGCTCCGCGACTTCGTCGGTGTTGAGGGCACGCCATACCTTGTGGCGGAGCTTCGGGTTTGCGACCGAGACCGCCGACGTGTTGAGCCCCGCGATGTTGAACGTCTTCGTGGGGGCAAGACACACCGCGCTTATGTCGCGGCACATTTCCGACACGCTCGCAAACGGGATGTAGCGTTTGCCCGGCATAGTCAAGTCGCAGTGGATTTCGTCCGAAATCACCGTGACGCCGTTCGCCTTGCAGAGTTCGCCCACGCGTCCGAGTTCTTCGATCGACCAAATGCGGCCCACTGGGTTATGCGGATTGCAAAAAATAAGGAGCGATGTCTGCGGGTCGGCAAGCACCGATTCAAATGCAAGCCAGTCGATGCCGTAGGTTTTGCCGTCATAGCGGAGCGGGCACTGGATTACGTTCCGCCCGTTGTTCACGATGGAGTTGAAAAAAATGTTGTACACGGGCGTTAAGATGACCACGTTCTCGCCCGCGGTCGTGAGTTTACGCACCATGCTCGAAATTGCGGGCACGACCCCTGTGCAAAATACAAGCGATTCTCGCGCCATCTCGTAGCCATAGCGGCGCTTCCACCAGCCCACGTAGGCGTCGTTCCATTCCCGCGGGATCACGGTGTAGCCGAATACGGGGCATTCCATGCGTTTTTGCAGGGCGGCCACCACCGCGGGCGCCGTCGCGAAGTCCATGTCGGCGACCCACAGCGGGAGCTCGCCCTCAGGCACGTTCCACTTGAGCGAATAGGTCCCGCGCCGGTCGATAATGCTGTCAAAATTGACTTGAGGCATACTACCCCCCTGTAATAATTTCCGTCTTCGTCACATCCACCTTATCGGCTTCCATGATGAGTTCCTTGATACCCGCGGCACGGATTTTGCCACCGCTCGGGTTCTTGACGCTGTCGATCTCGTTTACGATTTCGACGTCGATGGTGGAATACTCGAAGGCGAGTGTCGTGTTGACGAGCTTGCAGTTCTTCATCACCAGGTTCTCGATGTAGCACATGCCCTGGAGACTCTCGACGGTACAGTTCACGAGCGTCAGGTTCTTCGCGTTCCAACCCAGGTACTCGCCCGAAATGAACGAGTCGTAGACCGTCACGTTCTCGGAATTCCAAAAGGAATCCTTTGAGAGCATGCGGGAGTTCTTGATGACCACGTTCTTCGCGCCGTCAAAGCAGTAGTTACCGTCGAGCCTAAAGTTCTCGACCGAGACGTCCTTGCAGTTCATGGCGAAGTAGTCTCCCTTCGCAGTCACGTCCTTGAGGTTCACACCTTCGCAGTTCCAGAGCGTCTCGGCAGCGTTCGTGAACTGGACGTTCGCAAGCGACACGCCCTTACAGCGGCGGAAGTTCTTGGGCGCCTGGAAGATGGCGTTTTCGACCGAGATGTCCTCGGTGTACCACACGCCCGCGCGGGCCATCTCGAACCAGTCGGAATCCTTCACCGTGACGTTCTTGCAGTACCAGAGAGGGTACTTCCAGCGGAACATGCTCCCCCGCACGTCGATATCGCGGGATTCCTTGAGCGGGGACTCTCCGTCGTCGAAAATGCAGTCCTCTACGCGCAGGTTTTCGCTCTTGAACAGGGCGCGCTCGCCTGTCAAAAGCCGCTGCTTTATCCATTTTTTTCCACTACCGTCTACCATTTTCGCCTGTACCTCATAAAAAAAACAAAATTGGAAGAGGAACCAAAAATTACAAAAAGGCGGGGTTTTAGGGGGGGCGCCCCCTAGGAGAGGGTGGGTAGCGCAAGATTTTTTGCTAAAAAAAACTTGCGCTAGGGGGGAAACATCCCCCCTCCCCTTGACAAAACACCCAAAAATTGCTCTATTTGGAACCTAAAATTCAAGTTTAACCCTTAACGGAGATACAATATGCCTTGCGGAAAGAAAAGAAAGCGCAGGAAGATTGCGACTCACAAGCGTAAGAAACGCCGTCGTCGTGACCGTCACAAAAAGAAACTTCGCTAATATCCGTTAGCATTCTCAAGTGATTTCCTAAAGACGGAGTGTAAAAGCTCCGTTTTTTCGTTTTTTTCATTTTCGGACATAAGCCCGGAGGAATCCATGATTGATCGTAACAAGCATTTCCTTAGGCTCCAGGACTGGAGCGAAGAACGTATCCTCGAAACCGTAGAAATTGCGAGCAGCCTCAAGCAGGAGGTCCACGCCGGCAAGGTTTCTGACCGTCTGCACGGCCAGAACATCGCCATGTTCTTCGAGAAGCCGTCTCTGCGCACGATCACCACGTTCCAAGTAGGCATGAACCAGCTGGGCGGGAACGCCGTCCTTTTGGACCCGAACTCCATTGGCCTCGGCAAGCGCGAAAGCGTGAAGGACGTCGCCCGCTGCCTCAGTCGCTGGGTGAACGCCATCGTGGTGCGCTGCTTTAAGCAGGAACTGGTGGAACAGCTTGCTGAATATGGGAGTATCCCTGTGGTGAACGCCCTCACTGACGACTACCACCCGTGCCAGGCCATCGCCTTTGCCCAGATGATCAAGGAAAAACTCGGCGGTTTCAAGAACGCCGACGGCAAGCCGAAGACCGTCGCCTTCATTGGCGATGGCAACAATGTGGCGAACAGCTTCCTCGCGCTGGCCTCCAAGGTGGGCATGAACTTCACGCTCGCCTGCCCCAAGGGCTACGAACAGCCCGCCAAGGTGGTGGAAGAAGCCCAAGAGGGCCTCAAGAAGCACGGTTGCCAGTACCGCGTGTTCAACGACCCCAAGGAAGCCGTGAAGGACGCCGACATTCTTTATAGCGACGTTTGGGTCTCCATGGGCCAGGAAGGCGAGAAGGCCTCCAAGCAGAGCCACTTCCTCCCGTTCCAGATCAGCCGCGACTTGCTGAAGCTCGCTCCAGCGCACTGCAAGGTGAGCCACTGCCTCCCCGCGCACCGCGGCGAAGAGATCACCGACGAGATCATGGACGACCTGAGCGTGAACATGAGCTTCGAGGAAGCAGAGAACAGGCTTCACGCACACAAGGCCGTGCTGTGGCAAGTAATGCCCCCGTTCAACGCCTAATAGCGGGGAAAAGCAAAATTTTCATGCCCGCCTCGTGCGGGCATCTTCTTTTTTAGGGAATCGAAAAAATGTCCTTCGTTCAGGAACTCAAGAAAAAAGTTTTAGACGGTTACGAAATCAACCGCGAAGAAGCCATTAAACTGCTCGACGCAGGCCTTGACGAGCTCACGCAAGCGGCTAACGAAATCCGCGAGCATTTTATGGGCGACGACTTTGACTTTTGCGCCATCATCAACGGGCGCAGCGGACGCTGCTCCGAAAACTGCAAGTACTGCGCCCAGAGCAGCTACTACCACACGGGAGCCCCCGAATACAAGCTACTCGGCACCGAGGAAATACTCGCCGACGCAAAAAAGAAGGAAGCCGCGGGCATCCCGCGCTATTCCATCGTGACTTCGGGACGCACGCTCTCGAACCGCGACGTGGAACAGATTTCCAAGACCATCCGCGCCATCAAGAATGAGACGAAGCTCTCCGTTTGCCTTTCTAGCGGGCTTTTGAGCAAGGAACAGTTCGACAAGCTGAAGGCCGCGGGCCTCACCCGCTTCCACAACAACCTCGAAACCTACCGCAGGCACTTCCCCGACGTTTGCACCACGCACACCTACGACGACAAAATCGGCGCGCTCAACAACGCGCTCGCCGCGGGGCTCGAAATCTGCAGCGGCGGCATCATGGGCCTCGGCGAAACAATGGAAGACCGCATTGACATGTGTCTCGACCTCCGCGCGCTCGGCGTGAAATCGACCCCGATGAACGTGCTCAGTGCCATCCCGGGCACCCCCTTCGAAAAGCTCCCAAAGCTCACTAACGACGAGTTCTGCCGCATCGTGGCGATTTACCGCTTCATCAACCCAAAGGCCTATTTGCGGCTCGCGGGCGGAAGGAACGTGCTGGGCGACAACGGCGTGCGCGCCTTCAAGAGCGGGGCGAACGCCGCCATCACCGACGACATGCTTACCACATCGGGTGTGCACGACGCAAAGGACTTTGAACTCGTAAAGAGCCTCGGATACAAGCCGCACGGGTTTATTGAATAAATCCTCCCGTTCTCTTTTTATATACATTTAAGGCGATGATTCGTCTCTCGGCTCACTGCGCTTCGATGTTCATCGTGGCGATGATCGCTGCAGCCCTATTCGCGGGCTGCACGTTCCCCGTGCGCACAGGTTACGACCGGAGCATCGGCGATTACAAGCCGGCGCCAACGGCAAAGGCCGAAACGGCGAACGAAACGGCAGCACCGCCCCAGGCGGCCCCCGCCCCCGCGGCATCACCCGCAGCACAAGCCCGTCAAACAACCGCATCGGCGCAAAAGAACGCCGCCGCCCACAAGATGGCGGCACCTCCCCCGCAAAAACCACGCGGAGGGCTCGAGGACTATGCCCGCAGTTGGCTCGGCGCCAAGTACGTTTACGGCGCCGCCGAAAAAAAACGCACCGACTGCTCGGGGTTCGTGATGCAGGTCTACAAGGGCTACTACAACATCGCACTCGACCACAGTTCCTCCGGCATGTTCAAAGATTCTCGCGGTTCCAAGGTGAGCCGCGGCAGCCTCAAGGAAGGCGACCTCGTTTTCTTTGGGAGCTTTTGGAAAGTCGACCACGTGGGCATCTACCTGAACGGCGACCGGTTTATACACGCCA
Coding sequences:
- a CDS encoding aspartoacylase; its protein translation is MTTIKNIVVAGGTHGNERTGVALVQKWMENPGCYNTLCPSANVQLVYGNPEAMRLNRRYRDHDLNRAFSQVCLDSTADVDQYEFRRARELNKLFGPKGANTKTDLLLDVHNTGSNMGLCLILSARDPFTMKASAVLTQEFEDTWIYYQPEERSVSPYFGTVAKADVCIEIGPQQHGTLNASIFERSEKLVQRYLELTEEWNRGQLQTRAPIKVDVYTQLRDLGYPKAWAGAPIAAMIHPDLDGHDYCELKKGDKLFRTFDGKDILYEGEADGSTSVWPIFINEPAYYEKDIAMSLTVKTEEMW
- a CDS encoding FISUMP domain-containing protein, with product MRKTIIGGVAAALFVACSGEDDIVTLDKKLLQAETIYDLGKCTDARKGEVVFVEDKDEDFLCYSGKWIPASEFDASSDADSFESSTSEKSSSSEAPSSSSSDKATDSSAEGSSSSEAPLNSSSSSTPSSSSMDTKDTLVFADPRDHREYRLVKIGSQTWFAENLDYSGDEATGICLSGKQEYCDKYGKLYEWADAVKACPAGSHLPEMSEWQALLDFVGERSAVKLMSDTGWTYREGFHENAGTDDYGFGVLPGDFMVSPSAGTIPGIDAHIWTATDSAGQAYGIYFGQNLTEATPGLYAYEETAWKLSVRCLKD
- the dusA gene encoding tRNA dihydrouridine(20/20a) synthase DusA — its product is MDLDFNRKLSIAPMLDCTDRHERYFLRLLSKHILLYSEMVVASGLLHCDNPEMFLGHEPLEQPAVLQLGGSNPTDLARASKLVEAAGFNEVNLNCGCPSDRVQNGNFGACLMKEKHTVADCFKAMQDAVSIPVSIKCRIGVDELDSWEFFTDFVQTTKDAGCRIFIVHARKAWLKGLSPKENREVPPLHYDFVHRLKAEMPDLNISINGGIKTLDQVEEQLQDLDGVMVGREAYENPWFLRDADERIFGDKTPSPYASRKAVLEAYLPYVEKQTAEGCPATILVKHLYGLFTGLPGARKYRQLLSNGAPRAAEYGGAVALIQKAMDLVQED
- a CDS encoding MATE family efflux transporter yields the protein MDRLELVRDGKAMSLKQMLLLIAQLSVPGILAQISVIAMEYIDASMVGHLGSSEAASIGLVASSTWLLGCLTHAVSMGFTVQIAHAIGGKREFQARNLVKVGLLFGLCFSLLLAAFGVFMHNRIPVILGADSGIHHNAALYFLIISLGLPAMQLNGMAAGMLQCSGNMKLPSALQVLSCFLNVALNFFLIFGPHQVNALGFTLQVPGAGLGVMGAALGTVLTEFVIMLLMLYFLLLRSKSLHLRVREKICFSVRQIREAFRIAWPVGLEQVVMCSAYVMFTAIVSPLGMVALAANSFAITIESLCYMPGYGIGSAATTLIGQSIGAKRRDLTRKLAFLTTGLGMAVMTVTGVLMYSFAPELIGFFTPDEEIRALGTAILRIEAFAEPFYAASIVATGVFRGAGRTLAPSLMNFVSMWAVRLPLAAFLTGIYGLRGAWMAMCVELCFRGFIFVVRLSRRSWIPVH
- a CDS encoding MalY/PatB family protein; its protein translation is MPQVNFDSIIDRRGTYSLKWNVPEGELPLWVADMDFATAPAVVAALQKRMECPVFGYTVIPREWNDAYVGWWKRRYGYEMARESLVFCTGVVPAISSMVRKLTTAGENVVILTPVYNIFFNSIVNNGRNVIQCPLRYDGKTYGIDWLAFESVLADPQTSLLIFCNPHNPVGRIWSIEELGRVGELCKANGVTVISDEIHCDLTMPGKRYIPFASVSEMCRDISAVCLAPTKTFNIAGLNTSAVSVANPKLRHKVWRALNTDEVAEPNAFAIQAAIAAYTEGEPWLDALLEYIQANREYVAAYLSANIPQMKLVPSEATYLLWLDCREYCKARGVTSAVLERELRENAHVFISKGVIYGDAGEGFLRMNIACPRAILNEALERIKAYISTTKH
- a CDS encoding DUF3737 family protein, with translation MVDGSGKKWIKQRLLTGERALFKSENLRVEDCIFDDGESPLKESRDIDVRGSMFRWKYPLWYCKNVTVKDSDWFEMARAGVWYTEDISVENAIFQAPKNFRRCKGVSLANVQFTNAAETLWNCEGVNLKDVTAKGDYFAMNCKDVSVENFRLDGNYCFDGAKNVVIKNSRMLSKDSFWNSENVTVYDSFISGEYLGWNAKNLTLVNCTVESLQGMCYIENLVMKNCKLVNTTLAFEYSTIDVEIVNEIDSVKNPSGGKIRAAGIKELIMEADKVDVTKTEIITGG
- the argF gene encoding ornithine carbamoyltransferase — protein: MIDRNKHFLRLQDWSEERILETVEIASSLKQEVHAGKVSDRLHGQNIAMFFEKPSLRTITTFQVGMNQLGGNAVLLDPNSIGLGKRESVKDVARCLSRWVNAIVVRCFKQELVEQLAEYGSIPVVNALTDDYHPCQAIAFAQMIKEKLGGFKNADGKPKTVAFIGDGNNVANSFLALASKVGMNFTLACPKGYEQPAKVVEEAQEGLKKHGCQYRVFNDPKEAVKDADILYSDVWVSMGQEGEKASKQSHFLPFQISRDLLKLAPAHCKVSHCLPAHRGEEITDEIMDDLSVNMSFEEAENRLHAHKAVLWQVMPPFNA
- the bioB gene encoding biotin synthase BioB, whose amino-acid sequence is MSFVQELKKKVLDGYEINREEAIKLLDAGLDELTQAANEIREHFMGDDFDFCAIINGRSGRCSENCKYCAQSSYYHTGAPEYKLLGTEEILADAKKKEAAGIPRYSIVTSGRTLSNRDVEQISKTIRAIKNETKLSVCLSSGLLSKEQFDKLKAAGLTRFHNNLETYRRHFPDVCTTHTYDDKIGALNNALAAGLEICSGGIMGLGETMEDRIDMCLDLRALGVKSTPMNVLSAIPGTPFEKLPKLTNDEFCRIVAIYRFINPKAYLRLAGGRNVLGDNGVRAFKSGANAAITDDMLTTSGVHDAKDFELVKSLGYKPHGFIE
- a CDS encoding C40 family peptidase; this encodes MIRLSAHCASMFIVAMIAAALFAGCTFPVRTGYDRSIGDYKPAPTAKAETANETAAPPQAAPAPAASPAAQARQTTASAQKNAAAHKMAAPPPQKPRGGLEDYARSWLGAKYVYGAAEKKRTDCSGFVMQVYKGYYNIALDHSSSGMFKDSRGSKVSRGSLKEGDLVFFGSFWKVDHVGIYLNGDRFIHASTSKGVMISPMNDKYWSPKYQGGRRFK